In Melanotaenia boesemani isolate fMelBoe1 chromosome 5, fMelBoe1.pri, whole genome shotgun sequence, the DNA window AGCAGACTCCCACACTTTGTCCTCAGTGTGTCTGTCACCTATTGCCATTAGCAGGACGTCTGCTCAGAAACTGGACTCCTTCTCTGAGGCTTTCTACTCTCAGCGAAAGAGATTACCCATCATTCCCAGTGAGAATTCCTCCGGACAAATGTGGGAATTTGGAGTAGGAAGAGGAGAGACCTCTGCATCAGCGAAATCAAGGCAAAGCTGCACTTTTGACTCAGACTCCTACCTGCcgccttcctcctcctcctcttcttccccaGCTTACCCCTCTCTTCCATCTTTCCCCTCCCCTCCTACATCATCTCACCTCATGTCTTCAGTTCTGAGCCCTCCTCCTACACCTCTACCTCCTCCTTCCCACTCACCCTCCAAAACAGACTCTCCCAGCATACAGGGGCCCACCGGACAGTCAACTTCCCAGGGAGGAGACTCACTTGGTGGTCTTCAGTTTTTTCCATCCCATATTCAGTCTTTACCTTCTGTCCAGTCCTCTGGGATGATTTGGAAGTTTCCACTGCTGTCACACTGCTTTCAACCGCTGTCAGGCAACCCAGCTGGCACTGACTGCCATGCCAAGTCCTCCCATGCAGATGACTACGGCAATGCCACAGGTACATTACTCTacgtgttttgttttggggttttttttttgtgaatgaaaGTATGAAGAATATACCTGAGCACTAACATAGTACTAAGTAACACAAtgtgttaaaagaaattattttacccttgtaaaacaatcacacattcatacccaCATGTAAATTTACGGGACATGTGGGTTTTTGCAGACGTACTCGTGAAGTTTCCCATTTCCCACATGCAAATGACAGTTTCACTTTTCAACATTTCACAAGTAAAACCATTTTACCTCCATTTTACCTCGTTTGTGCAATTTTACATCATTTGAAATCTGATATTCTCATGCCACAGCCAGCATATTTAAATTGCTTTTATATGTGGAGTTCCTATATGTGGGTTTTCAGGTAGAAAGGATCAGTTTTTCCCAAAAAAAAACCAGCTAAAATTTATAATACCTGGTGTAACGCCTTCCTGTTTGCACAGACAAAGGAGATGTTTATCATTTTCTGAAGAGGgatttagacaaaaaaaagtgacatatctctgcaaatttatttatttattcccctTCTactcttacttttttttaacttctcccTTCTGGCTACCTTTCTCCAGCCACGTGTAACATTCCCCAGTCATCCTTCACGCCTTCGTCTGATTGTTCATCCCTCAACTCAGCCACCGGTCCATCCAGTAATCCATCCCTCAATTCCCCTTTTCATCTTCCCTTTCGTACATCTCAAATCTCTGGCAAGCATCACGAGGCTGCTGAAAAAACATCTTCCAACAAAGATacccagaaaataaaaaatgaaccaACCACTCGGATCCAGTCATGTCTGCAGGTAGACGGCACTTTTATCACTACTGGACACATTTACAGACACGTTAAAGGGATAATAGAGTTTTTGTATCTGTTTTTCATTAACCATGAGCTTCTATGTTTTAACAgtaaattgtgtgtgttttttttattttattttaatgaacaaaaTTCAGACGACTGGTTAGAGAAGAGGCAGGCAGCATTCACTACAGCTGGAGAAGCTTTGCAGATGTGGTGGGCGGATGcctgaatggttgtttgtcaaGAAATTACGTTTGCTCCAACTGCATGACGGCTTTTAAAACCACAGTCTTGCtctgggtttttatttttagacatGTTTAGCAGATAAAGTAGGTAAATAAGACATTGTGTTGGTGAAAAGCGTGTTTTTCAGTTTTGAGTTAGGCGGGATGTTGCTCCTACTTTGGAACTCGACTCGTGCAAGCATACATCAGGGACTTATCTCTGTTTTTCAGCAGttactttattttcacttttcctTTAGAAGTCTCTGAAGACGTCTTTTAAATATCCGTCCTGTTCCTGACTAAATAATTAAGTTTAAGTGGCTCTATTAGTTTTTCTCccacttgtttttaaatgtgtaatgatgcaaaatatttaattttcattttcttcttgcagCAACACCCTACTCCGGTGTATACTGGAACCCCATTTGCCAGTATCCTTCAATCCAGAAGAACTCAGAACAGTGGTCGCTATACTCCTCGGCCTCTCCTCAACCCAGTCCGCAGGGGAACAGGGCTCTACTCCTCCTTCACTTCTCTCCATCACAGGGAGGAGAAGAATTGTGATGGGTTACCGTAAATACAATTCTGAAGAAGCCGGTTTAACTAGTGTTACTACCTGGTCGAACAGTAACAATAACAGACTGCTTTCCTGTTATCAGACATGTCAACGTGGGCCCTGACTTCCAGGCTGATCTTCCTCCCTGCTTTTCGGATGGTGAAAAGTCTGGCATGAGCTTCCCAGTGGAAGAGTCTCCTCGGGAACAGTTGCTCTGGAAACCATTGGATGAGCTGGAGGAGAATGCTTGCTTGCAGAACCAAGGTGAATACTATgtcaaaatagaaaataaaatcacaaaacatgtTTCTATGGCAGCTCCATGTGACTGAAGATACAACTGAGCGTTAATTCTCAGACCTTCAACTTTAAAAGGGTTCATTAAGGTCAAAGAGGCTGAAATGATAgtgaaattgtttattttagctTCTCCACAATGTCTTCagtgttatgttttgtttttatttttagtggaGAAGCTTCTGTCCATGTGTAGTTCCAGCTGTGTACCAGGAGGGGGCAGTAACACAGAGCTGGCTTTGCACTATCTTCACTATTGTCAGGGCAACATAATGGTAAGAAGTAACTGTTGTTGTTTAATCTTCACTTTTAAGTCCTTTATTCAGTCATTCCATCTCCTTCATCATTCCTCCATGCATTATGACCAACTTGCATGTATCCTCATCCtctctttcttgttttctttcttttttgttgtccTTCTTCTCAATCATTCAAACATAGTTATGTGTCTTCAGCGCCACCGCATGCCTCATCTGTTTGTTCTTCCTGTACTCCATCCCTCCTTCATTTGCAGGCCACATTGGAGATGCTGTTGTTCTGTCAGGCCTCTCCAACAGGAGACTACCATTATTCAGGTAACCACTGACCTCATTAAAGTTGATGAGTCTCCTGATATATTCATGAACTTTAAAGAGAGGGATGTTTGAATGCATACTGTGTCAAAATAATGCAAAAGTATACAGTTTTCTTCTGCTTCCTTATGATAAGAAAACcaatcaagaaaaacaaaagaagtgggaatttatattttctttttttttgtgcctcTAGCAAGTTACATTTAAATCAGGGGATTCAAgtgggaagaaaaacaaaaggactAAAATTTGTTAActaagtttccttttttaattcatATGCAAGTTTGCATTTGAATGcatgtgacaaatgtgagtgCAAAGAAGAAACCATTTCCACTGTATGCACAATAGAAGTCATTGTGCAAGCCAGAGTTTCCTTCCTCTTACATCCAATCCTCTCACTCATTTAAATCCACCAAGAACCAAGTACAAAGTGGGTATTGTTCTGGATAGCATGGCCACTCAGGtgagtttttttctgcagatgGGAGTACTGCCCTACATTTTGGCTTTTAACTTAACAGCTTAACTATATTAAGAAGGATCCTGGCATGTCCCCCCATCCCCCCCCCAGCTTTGATGCTGTGAATCACAAACCCCAAACACCCACTGCCTGTATAATATTTGTAGAACGAAGTCCAACACTGCGTGCATGTCCTCCGGCATGTGTTATTTATCAACTCACTGATTTCCCACACATGATGCAAACAAATATGGCATGGATCCACTGTGACAGTCCTCTGATTATCATTGTCATAAGAGCTCCACATGCCTCTGCAGTgcatctctttattttccatgcTGTCAATCATGAAAGAATGACCTTGTagaatttgttttgtttctcatgCCCTCTCTTCCCCTCCCCCCATTATTCCCCCTCTCTCTTGGTAGgttgtgatttttggacagaCATTGAAAAGAATCTCTTCGCTGTAGCTCTCGGGTCTTATGGAAAAGACTTTTCACTCATACAGAAGATggtaaaacaattatttatgcACTGATTGCTGTTTATGTTGCATTTATTAGAGGTTAACACTACCACAGTGGTTCTGATCTCTTTAACTTAGCCAAAAATGGAAgcgttttttattttttgtggatTTTGCTGTTAAATAGGTCTTTGAAACACCAGACAGTAACAGCGCATCCATACAGGGAGCAGTGGGAAATCAATgcatgacagaaaataaaggaTTCATAGTCAATTCCACAACTATGCTAGTGATATTCTAAATATTTAGgtcaaaatgttgtttttcctggAGCATTACTTATAAGTGAAGTAGAATGTCCTTAACttacagagttttttttttcatgcctgCACGTGTTCAGTTCTTGGTAACTCTGTTTAATTTATAACATTATGTCAAATTATCTGCACAGAAACAAATCCACTGAgacatgaaaagtaaagaacATACATCATCAATATACAGCACTGTTGACGACTGACATTTTAAGAGTGACATGGACACTATGCTGTGTGTTGCAGGTGAGGACTAAGACTGTATCTCAGTGTGTGGAGTTTTACTACCTGAGCAAAAAGCTTGTGGACAagcagaagaagcagaaagaggATGAGTACAGAGATCGAGAGTTGGAGTTAGAAAAAAGTGTAAGATGTGTTTTCACCACTGTCAAGTCCCTTCTCACAAATGTTTCTTTGAATTTATTGTTTGGTATGAAGTTTATActtcagttttccctcttttataTAAAGATAATGTTCCTTTTGTTGTTATCCTTTCCTGTCTCACTGATTCCCATTATATTATGTTGAGTTTTCTGATTCATTGAAATGCCTTAGATTAAAGAAACCAAACTAAGAGAACAGTATGATTCCTTAAGATTATTATGTTTCTGGAGTAATTGTATAGTCTTGTGTAATGAGTTAAATGCATTACATGATTATCCTGTGTGGAATGCAACTAAACAAGTCAAACAAGGCAGGTCAGCTCACAAGTGTTCCCTTTTTTACAGGCGACGCCCATCTCTCAGCCAATGGAGAGGCAGTTTTCACTAGAGGAGGCGGTTCCTGTGCCCCCATTGGCCAGTTTTTTCCCCTGCAAGCTGTGTGGAAAGTGAGTAGGGCCAGTCGTACTAGAAGAAGCTCAAACACAAACCATCTGTGCTTCAGGGGGAGCAAACAGATGGTTTAGATTTTCAgttattcatttcatttctgtgtttctCTTTCCTTGCTTCAGaatgttttataaaatcaaGTCTCGTAATGCTCACATGAAGATCCACCGCCAGCCTCAGGAGGATTGGGCCGACAGGCGGCTGCAGCaccagcttctcacacagcgcCTGGCCCTCAATCATCCCACCAACTTCGTGCCCAGCCCAGGCGCTAATCTGCTCCCACCCCAGGCTAGAGCTCTGACATTTTCCTCATCTAGTCTTCCatcaaacaacaacagcaatgcAGAAAATATTCAAAACGCTGTAGCTAATAGCAACCCCGTTGCTCCTAGCAACACCAGTATGCGGGATAGCAATTCTGTGACTTTTAGCAACATCACTCCGCTGACCTCCCATGTAATCACCATCAGCAATATTGATGGTAGCGACTCAAACCAAAGACAGCCCACCAATGTCTTACCTTTCCACCAGACATGGGGATCTTTTGGACAGCTCCCAGATCTCACTACCTTCTACTGCATCCCAGAGGGGAAAGATGATGCGGGGGCTGTGACAGTGGAGGGAAAAGACCAAATTATCTGGCAGTAGTGTAAACTTTCCAAAGAGCATTACCAGCACAGGTCCTAATATTTGTATCAAACTTTGTATTTTCGGTCAAACTGTTTTTCAAAATCAAATTTCAGATCTGTTttcaaactgtttaaaaaatagagatggatattttttcttgttttattgtaaatgttgTACTTAAATGTGTTACAAactgtatttatatgttttatgcatttaaaatcagaataaaactTGTAGCCTTatgatttgtttgtttaacatttCTAATCTTAACAAAAGAAGCAACCTGCTATAGAACTTTAAAGACACTAGTGTAGCCAGGCTAGCTGTTTCCCCTTGTTTCAAATCTTTATTCTAAGCTGAATTAACAAACTTCAGGTTGTAACTTCTAATAGTTATTGCTCCTATCAGCAAATGTACTGTAACTATAAACCCAACTTCAAAACAACTGGGTTGATGAGAAAAATATAATTAGTAACAGAATACAATTGTTTGCAAGTAAACCAAAAATGTCCCTTACAATAGAATATTGAAAACTTAACAGACTGgaagtgagacattttacaaagtAACTAAATATAtgtgcttattttaaatttgatggtgACAGCATAGCTGGAATGGGGCAACAAAAAGCcgaaaacataaagaaaacaggtggagaaaCATTTagcaactaattaggttaactggcaTCAGCTCAGTGCCATGATTGGCTATAAAAAGAGAGGCTGAGACTTTCAGAAGTTGAAATTGACAATGATTTAGCAAACATTGCACCTACATATTGTGGAGCAGCTTCAGAATACTGTTAACCAACGTACAGTAGAGATGACTTGTAAAATCACCTACAGTGTAGAATCTAGAAACATCCCTGTTCAAACGGGACATTGTTGGTTGCCTGTGATCTTAAAGCCTTAAGGTGGCATTGCATTATAAATGCATAATTCTCTTACTGAAATCCCTGCACAAACTCAAGGACAGCtttagaaatgtctggaaacatGGTTCAATGTCCCATCcacaaatgcagattaaagctCTACCATGCAAAGAAGAGGCAATATATGAGCATGATCCAAAAATGCAGCTATCTTCTGTGGGGCAGAGCACATTTAAATTGGCCGGAGGGAAAATGAAAACTGGTCTACTGTCAGACAAAGgtaagtgtaattttttttttttttcagttcataCAGCACATCATCCTGACTAAAGAGGAGAAGGCATGTCTGGCTAGTTATCCTAATCAGCCCAAAAGCAACATGAGTACTGATGGACCAGCCTGCACATCTGAAAAAGGTAACGTTGAATGGTTTATACAGATGTTAGAGCAACGTATGCTCCCATCTAGAAAACATCAGGCCAGTGCAGgctttgcatatttcagcaaggaAACACTAAACCATATACTGCCTCTTTTACAAGAGCACGGCTTCATACTAGAAGACTCAAGGTGCTGGACTGACCTGCcagcagtccagacctttcacaaaaaaaaaaaaaaagatgcatcatgaaatgcaaaatacaACCAAGAGGACCCAAGGCTCCTGAACATGTATCAGACATGAACAGGAAAACATTCCTCTCCCAAACTACTCATCATCTCAGTACACTGACATTTCCAGACATTAGTTAAAAAAGGAGGGGatgtgtgttgctgccatcaaatcaAGAAGAGTTCAATTTTACATGGAATTGTAGACTTACATTTGgaatttgatgttttcttttgtttgttctaattaaaatttagatttaagattttcaatttattgcattctgtttttatgaacATTATACACAGCTTTCCAGTGTTTTTAGAGTTGTCAAAAAATCTCAGTTTAGTTCTAAAATACATGGTGGACCTTACAAAGGTAGAAATGTGTGATctacagaaactaaaaaaagCTGGTACACAGACAGCCTgttaaaaggttttctttaaacACCATAATGGGCTAATATTGACTGTAGGAGACCATCATCTCACTTGTAGGTATCCAAGTACCTAGTTGATGATTAACCACTGTGATTATGTATGtacctgtatgtgtgtgtcttgtagattatttttcttttgtacaacCCTTGCAAAGGTGATGTCAATATTAAAAAGAGGTAATCTGTTGGTCTTTACTCCAATGTTACAATTCACCTCAGATTATTGGCTCTACTGTGTATTTTTATCTAGTTGTTGATCATTTCACAAGGTGGTAAGTGTTCTTTGATCCTGTGTCTTCCTAAGAGTCAGGCTGATAGTGGCAACTGTGTTTGTATGGATTTCAGTGTTGATACATCGGCATAGTGTATCCCTAATAAGCATGGTAAGAGTAAGAAGATATTAAGGttcacatctgtttatttttgcaattcaatcagtttgtgttCATGAATGTATGCTGGTATATTATGTGTGTCCTTAATAAAAGTTAGCTCTCGCTTTTCAAGTGGTTCCTCCCCTAAAACACTCCCTCCCCCAAACAAAAGTCCACCCTGAGTTTGTCTGCCCTCCTCTCAGCCTTACATAGATTCTTTCGAACACTGCACCTCTTAATTCTGTGATAGAGCTTGAGATGTCTCCAGTTCATGTCAACAGCTCAACATGCGTTCAAGCATTGTCATCTTTTCCTAATTCTGTGTCCAAATCCTCCTACACATTAAACTATGAAAAGCACAATCATGATAACTGGCTGATATTAAGTCTTTAAACCTGTCgagtttttaacttttactcgGATCTGTGAAACTCCAGGTTTGAACTTCACTCAAACTCATTTTGCAccatgaaaagaaaagtaagtAAAGCAGCAGACAGCAGAGTTCAATGTTGGCCTTTTTTCAAAGAGAAAGAGATGGTGTAtaaggggtggggtggggtggggggcagACCAATAGGGAGAAGGAAGGGGGAGAACTGAGGAGAGAATAAACAGAGAGGTTACTGAGTAGTGCCCATTCTCCTATTCATAGCAAGCAGCTCTTTGCCAGTTGACTGAGTTTGCACCCCCACTACGGCCCATCCCTGCTTTCTCTAATGTGCTGCTTCCCTATTTTTTCCCAGACAGGGCggttacagtaaataaaaacaacttgttCAGTCAGGTCAATGTTGTGACATGCATAGAAATGTTGTCCTCACAAGCCTCAGCACTTTCAGGGCCTGACTCAGAGTTTGAAACAGATGATAGCATGATGTGCAGTGGAAAAAGTACAGGATACTTGGGCAATATATTTTCCATGCACAAAACCCTCCTTTTGTAATAATCTAtgtactttgtttaaaaaaaaacaaacattctgcaggtgctcctgatgattgtctgctgtgtgtgttttttacatAGGCcgtaggatgttttctgtttctgtgcaggtgtgGCAGCTTGTTGTCTcgtcttttctgtttgtgtttggctGTACAGTTGTTGTCTTTGCCTTCATCTTCcccttttctcttctgttcactctttcctttcttttgccCCACCTGCCAGGTCCAACATTATCACATAAACTCaacaataaattcattttaaagtaaagaaCAATACTTAAGTATTAAGAGAAGTCTTATATGCATTAAGATCTCTTGGCAAAGCacatttgtttggcacaacacggTAGCCAGACCATCGTTCtgctgttacaaaaaaaaattaataattcacATCGGAAAAGCATTTATCTGCCCTGAAAGCCATAAAATTATTAGAAAGTTCATAGGAAACAATTAAACCTCTAACATCGATGGCCTGTGATTCAAGTGTGCTATGCAATCATGTTGgtccttcagaaaaaaaatgatgccCATCAGTATAatgaggattaaaaaaaaatctccaaatACACTATTATTCCGTGTTTGATCCAGAAGTCCAGTCAAAGTTCATCACAGGATCTGCAACTACTGGTGTCAGAGTGCATGTTTCTGCACTAAGACAGATACACAAATTTGACCTTCATGTGAAGAGTGGCAGTTTAAGGCCTTCTTTACTTCAGCTACTTGATTtctcttttcacatttttaatgcaGGCATATCATAGCAACTGTGAGCCATGGGAGTAGAAACATAATGGTTTGAGGTTACTTAATGTTTCAGGTTTGAGCCAAAGATTTAAAGATGAAACCTGCATCAAGAGATTTTCTATATGAAACCTGAAATGTATGTGGACTTCTCAACAGAATAATGATCCTCTGTATACTAACAAAGAATCAACAAAGAACCATTAAATAAACTTAGGGattgtgtttatattgtttgCTTTGTGTTGCATACTTTGTATTATATGGGTGTTGTTTGTATTGTACTATATTatatggtttgtttgtttttctctctctttctaacttcttcctttctttttttcttgaaaagcCCAACCAGGGACAAGATTTGTAAATTAGCTTAATGATATATACTCTATATGCAAAACATCAGTGATTTTATACGTCCTCTATGCCTGTGACAGCTGACAAAGATTCAAATTTAGTTCCTTTTAGTGTGAAAGTGAAGATATTTGCTTTACAGCTCTACAATGACAATGatttaaatattagattttagATCTCACATGAGGCATACAGTGGATCACATGACATGAACAACCAAGAGAACTATAAAATTCAAATTGAAAACAATTCTACTTTGCTGTCCATTCAGTAGTGGCACTTGACATGGTGTGCAGAAAATGCTTAAAAGTAAGGTGTATTCTGTATTTGCTTTGAACAGTTAAATTCTTAGGTATATTTTACAATTGCACTGGTAAAGAAGCTATCTTGCTTTCAGGGTAGTTTTAATCACAGCAATATTAAATGAGACTAATTTGAAGcattcatttagaaaacagGAACTACATTAGCACATGAAAAATGTCTGCAAGCGGTGCATGCAACTGTTTTAACGTTTGTGCATGCTCTCTAATACAGCATGACAATAAAATTCACATAGAATGTGTCATAACCAGGAAAAGGATCCATTAAAGTTTCTTAAACTTAAGCTGAATCCAGCTTAAGTTTTTTACTGAATGATGCAAGACTTTGGCATGTTGTGGTTGGACTCTCTCCCTGTGAAGGAGGTGTGTGAGAAGCAACAAAAGAATGAGGTTAATTATAACCTTTACAAGACTGCCGAGAGCCCTGCGAAGAGAAAAAATAAGTGTGAGCAATAATCAAGAGGCTGTTTGAtttcatttaaaagctgttttggaAGTTTTACAATGATTATATTTGAGATTTGAACACATcattattaaatatatcatttctGCCCCTTCTGTGGTTGCAGTTAAGTTGAAAGTTTCCTCACAGGAATTTCACTGACAATGACTCTTTTATCTGGATCTGCTAAGCAGACAAACAAGAGTTGCGAAACAATCACTTATGTGCGTACTTTAGTCAAGACCCAGCCTGTGATTGGATCTACAAAAAGGCTTTTCGACTATTGCTCACATTTCATCATGACATTTGTT includes these proteins:
- the LOC121640838 gene encoding uncharacterized protein LOC121640838 isoform X1, whose amino-acid sequence is MKQRRTTCVKRKLSAKDWHPSSIKHTVMEDRSSTQSFSNLQQYRHHRSFSLTLPNFQNSEVGYPISHPAQDSLEQYGNRGGESTSSYLTSNTSSGPKRGASGGDGVLLSTSASSLEGDGSLGSHVDGENRLDSHFDDSWYGKKELWEDGESCEGTADDFHSKGDCYSNMNDVLYALNCSTDEGGRRGSRANHHNYIHVSCEGKSETVYNKEVNMSHATKQNVSYNRVSAVSFNDKSVDNSRAASRASDSCFQGEEDYGSRCGSGEDQLQPAEAEGPWFSVSPTSQANGRWRGAADSHTLSSVCLSPIAISRTSAQKLDSFSEAFYSQRKRLPIIPSENSSGQMWEFGVGRGETSASAKSRQSCTFDSDSYLPPSSSSSSSPAYPSLPSFPSPPTSSHLMSSVLSPPPTPLPPPSHSPSKTDSPSIQGPTGQSTSQGGDSLGGLQFFPSHIQSLPSVQSSGMIWKFPLLSHCFQPLSGNPAGTDCHAKSSHADDYGNATATCNIPQSSFTPSSDCSSLNSATGPSSNPSLNSPFHLPFRTSQISGKHHEAAEKTSSNKDTQKIKNEPTTRIQSCLQQHPTPVYTGTPFASILQSRRTQNSGRYTPRPLLNPVRRGTGLYSSFTSLHHREEKNCDGLPHVNVGPDFQADLPPCFSDGEKSGMSFPVEESPREQLLWKPLDELEENACLQNQVEKLLSMCSSSCVPGGGSNTELALHYLHYCQGNIMATLEMLLFCQASPTGDYHYSGCDFWTDIEKNLFAVALGSYGKDFSLIQKMVRTKTVSQCVEFYYLSKKLVDKQKKQKEDEYRDRELELEKSATPISQPMERQFSLEEAVPVPPLASFFPCKLCGKMFYKIKSRNAHMKIHRQPQEDWADRRLQHQLLTQRLALNHPTNFVPSPGANLLPPQARALTFSSSSLPSNNNSNAENIQNAVANSNPVAPSNTSMRDSNSVTFSNITPLTSHVITISNIDGSDSNQRQPTNVLPFHQTWGSFGQLPDLTTFYCIPEGKDDAGAVTVEGKDQIIWQ
- the LOC121640838 gene encoding uncharacterized protein LOC121640838 isoform X2; the encoded protein is MEDRSSTQSFSNLQQYRHHRSFSLTLPNFQNSEVGYPISHPAQDSLEQYGNRGGESTSSYLTSNTSSGPKRGASGGDGVLLSTSASSLEGDGSLGSHVDGENRLDSHFDDSWYGKKELWEDGESCEGTADDFHSKGDCYSNMNDVLYALNCSTDEGGRRGSRANHHNYIHVSCEGKSETVYNKEVNMSHATKQNVSYNRVSAVSFNDKSVDNSRAASRASDSCFQGEEDYGSRCGSGEDQLQPAEAEGPWFSVSPTSQANGRWRGAADSHTLSSVCLSPIAISRTSAQKLDSFSEAFYSQRKRLPIIPSENSSGQMWEFGVGRGETSASAKSRQSCTFDSDSYLPPSSSSSSSPAYPSLPSFPSPPTSSHLMSSVLSPPPTPLPPPSHSPSKTDSPSIQGPTGQSTSQGGDSLGGLQFFPSHIQSLPSVQSSGMIWKFPLLSHCFQPLSGNPAGTDCHAKSSHADDYGNATATCNIPQSSFTPSSDCSSLNSATGPSSNPSLNSPFHLPFRTSQISGKHHEAAEKTSSNKDTQKIKNEPTTRIQSCLQQHPTPVYTGTPFASILQSRRTQNSGRYTPRPLLNPVRRGTGLYSSFTSLHHREEKNCDGLPHVNVGPDFQADLPPCFSDGEKSGMSFPVEESPREQLLWKPLDELEENACLQNQVEKLLSMCSSSCVPGGGSNTELALHYLHYCQGNIMATLEMLLFCQASPTGDYHYSGCDFWTDIEKNLFAVALGSYGKDFSLIQKMVRTKTVSQCVEFYYLSKKLVDKQKKQKEDEYRDRELELEKSATPISQPMERQFSLEEAVPVPPLASFFPCKLCGKMFYKIKSRNAHMKIHRQPQEDWADRRLQHQLLTQRLALNHPTNFVPSPGANLLPPQARALTFSSSSLPSNNNSNAENIQNAVANSNPVAPSNTSMRDSNSVTFSNITPLTSHVITISNIDGSDSNQRQPTNVLPFHQTWGSFGQLPDLTTFYCIPEGKDDAGAVTVEGKDQIIWQ